TCTCCTTCCATTCAACATCAGGGTATTTCTCCTTGAACTCCGGAGAGAGATTCTTCGTTGCTTCGCCGATTATTTCCAAACTTCTCACCACTGCCCTCTTAAGTGTTTCGTTACCGGTCAGGGTGGCATAGTCCAAATCCTTTGTTTCTTTAATTATGTAATTTATCTCGTCAATAATATGTTTTACAAAGGCGCTATCGTCTCTCAAGTTCCTCTGCCTCCTTCAGCACATAAGGTAAGATATAAGGACTCATGCCTTTAGAAGTTACGACTGTTACCTCTTTTTTAAACAGACCTTCAAGGGTGAAGACCAGATTGATAAAATTATCGTAAGTGGGATCTTTGAATTCCACAAGCAAATCTACATCACTATCTTCTCTTTGCTCATTTCTCACATAAGAGCCAAAGAGGGCTACAGACTTTACCTTATATCTTTCCAGAATC
Above is a window of Nitrospirota bacterium DNA encoding:
- a CDS encoding DUF86 domain-containing protein, with the protein product MRDDSAFVKHIIDEINYIIKETKDLDYATLTGNETLKRAVVRSLEIIGEATKNLSPEFKEKYPDVEWKEMAGLRDKLIHFYFGVDWDTVWDVIKNKIPELEGKLKKLLI
- a CDS encoding nucleotidyltransferase family protein, which gives rise to MTKEDIKRIIRENEKILERYKVKSVALFGSYVRNEQREDSDVDLLVEFKDPTYDNFINLVFTLEGLFKKEVTVVTSKGMSPYILPYVLKEAEELERR